GTCTCGCTGCCGGGCGGCGATGGTGGCCACCGCCCCGGTCTCGCGGTGGAAGGCCAGCATCTGCGTGAGGTCGATCGTGGTGAGCAGGTCGCCGTTGACCACGAGGATGGTCTCGGATACAGGCCCGAGGCGAGCCAGCGGACCGGCCGTGCCGAGGGGTTCGGCCTCGTGGAGGTAGTCGATGCGCAGGCCCAGCGCGGAACCGTCGCCGAAGAAGTTCTGGATCAACGGCGCGAGGTAGCCTACCGAGACGGTAACGTCCGAGAAGCCGTGCCGGCCCAGTTGCCGGAGGACCAGTTCGAGGATAGGCCGATCCCCGACGGGCATCAGCGGCTTGGGGAAGGCCGCGGTAAACGGGCGCAGCC
The Candidatus Tanganyikabacteria bacterium DNA segment above includes these coding regions:
- a CDS encoding NTP transferase domain-containing protein, whose product is LRPFTAAFPKPLMPVGDRPILELVLRQLGRHGFSDVTVSVGYLAPLIQNFFGDGSALGLRIDYLHEAEPLGTAGPLARLGPVSETILVVNGDLLTTIDLTQMLAFHRETGAVATIAARQRDVYVDFGVLEIADDRLAAYVEKPTLHYWVSMGLNLLEPEAVAAVPREGRYDLPALMEGLRTAGKPVACYRTDAYWLDIGRVDDYERAQEEFPQIKANFGL